Proteins from a single region of Pseudodesulfovibrio portus:
- a CDS encoding 4Fe-4S binding protein translates to MKALRAARMERCIGCHSCSLACARLVHKVLSWNKAGIRISSSGGLSTGFEARVCLSCHPAPCAEACPTGSLTQRRDGGVLQKKNLCIRCGECAKACPVDAIFLDHEVNPYVCLNCGQCVPFCPHDCLEMVELPKREAEGGAR, encoded by the coding sequence ATGAAAGCTCTCAGAGCGGCGCGGATGGAGCGGTGTATCGGCTGCCATTCGTGTTCATTGGCCTGCGCCCGCCTGGTGCACAAGGTCCTGTCCTGGAACAAGGCGGGCATCCGCATATCCTCGTCCGGAGGATTGTCCACGGGTTTCGAGGCCCGCGTCTGCCTTTCCTGCCACCCGGCCCCGTGCGCCGAGGCGTGCCCCACCGGTTCCCTGACCCAGCGTCGCGACGGCGGCGTGCTGCAGAAGAAGAATCTGTGCATCCGTTGCGGGGAGTGCGCCAAGGCGTGCCCCGTGGACGCCATCTTCCTCGACCATGAGGTGAACCCCTACGTCTGCCTCAACTGCGGCCAGTGCGTGCCGTTCTGTCCCCACGACTGCCTGGAGATGGTCGAACTGCCCAAGAGGGAAGCCGAAGGAGGTGCCCGATGA
- a CDS encoding glycosyltransferase family 4 protein — protein sequence MAKKQRIWGTLDPFVQGGPVMGRIVANTAFLNNLLRADPFDEYHFFLPDRKAVESLSNHLKRIVPDMSGSNRLRFMPRRELPAMLGATAYHCFHLSDCITHQPFVARVRNRYSPETFPVTGVIHSLSYAQYPEAFLKHLWPGTTARDCIVCTSGDGRQTVERYFESLRDGFGLSRESHPAPSLARIPLGVDTETLRPGQEEKTGPVRLLVFGRISHTSKMDLVPLVRAVHRLVQDGLDPESVELVLAGWDDNRSIHYQDTLTHLARNAGIPLTVKLRPTEAEKIRLFREADIFVSIADNPQETFGITLVEAGAFGLPVVASDYDGYKDIVSHNETGLLVETVGPARTPDLDAMAPLSFDSDYHLGLAQRTAVSIPALAHALGRLIESPDLRRSMGAAARARVEETFSWPAVIDRYVRLWDALWEEPVDAEPLRDAPHPLAPDFARLFGHYPTRALSADVMLQAGRTGEAFYRDKDYPNLYAGMHDAIDLDVIRKIVFFTRKPVDTVTLMGKVFGIASHLDVTKVENHILWALKQDILQIM from the coding sequence ATGGCGAAAAAACAGCGTATCTGGGGCACGTTGGACCCCTTTGTCCAGGGCGGCCCGGTCATGGGCCGGATAGTGGCCAACACCGCGTTCCTGAACAACCTGCTCCGGGCCGATCCCTTCGACGAGTATCATTTCTTCCTCCCGGACCGGAAGGCCGTGGAGTCCCTGTCGAATCATCTGAAAAGAATCGTCCCGGACATGTCCGGGAGCAACCGGCTCCGCTTCATGCCCAGGCGCGAGCTGCCCGCCATGTTGGGGGCGACCGCCTACCACTGTTTTCACCTCTCCGACTGCATCACCCACCAGCCCTTCGTGGCCCGCGTGCGCAATCGGTACAGCCCGGAAACATTCCCCGTCACCGGGGTCATCCACTCCCTGAGTTACGCCCAGTATCCTGAGGCCTTCCTGAAGCATTTGTGGCCGGGAACCACGGCAAGGGACTGCATCGTGTGCACCTCCGGGGACGGCAGACAGACCGTTGAGCGCTATTTCGAGTCCCTGCGCGACGGGTTCGGTCTCAGCCGGGAGAGCCATCCCGCGCCATCCCTGGCCCGGATTCCCCTGGGGGTGGACACGGAGACGCTCAGGCCCGGACAGGAGGAAAAAACCGGCCCGGTGCGGCTGCTCGTGTTCGGTCGTATTTCCCACACCTCCAAGATGGACCTGGTGCCGCTCGTCCGCGCCGTGCACCGGTTGGTGCAGGACGGCCTGGACCCGGAGTCCGTGGAACTGGTGCTGGCGGGCTGGGACGACAACCGGTCGATCCACTATCAGGACACCCTGACCCATCTGGCCCGCAACGCCGGCATCCCGCTCACCGTGAAGCTGCGGCCCACCGAGGCGGAGAAGATCCGCCTGTTCCGGGAGGCCGACATATTCGTGTCCATCGCGGACAACCCGCAGGAGACCTTCGGCATCACGCTGGTGGAAGCCGGGGCCTTCGGCCTGCCCGTGGTCGCTTCGGACTACGACGGGTACAAGGATATCGTGTCCCACAACGAGACCGGCCTGTTGGTGGAAACCGTGGGTCCGGCCCGGACTCCGGACCTGGACGCCATGGCCCCGCTCTCGTTCGACAGCGACTACCACCTGGGGTTGGCCCAGCGCACGGCGGTGTCCATCCCGGCCCTGGCCCATGCGTTGGGCAGGCTCATCGAGTCGCCGGACCTGCGCCGGTCCATGGGCGCGGCGGCACGGGCGCGGGTGGAGGAAACCTTTTCCTGGCCTGCGGTCATCGACCGGTACGTCCGCCTGTGGGACGCGCTGTGGGAGGAACCGGTGGACGCGGAACCCCTGCGGGACGCGCCCCATCCCCTGGCCCCGGATTTTGCCCGGTTGTTCGGCCACTACCCGACCCGCGCCCTGTCCGCCGACGTCATGCTTCAGGCGGGCCGTACGGGCGAGGCCTTCTACCGCGACAAGGACTACCCGAATCTCTACGCGGGCATGCACGACGCCATCGACCTCGACGTGATCAGGAAAATCGTGTTTTTCACGCGCAAGCCGGTTGACACTGTCACCCTGATGGGCAAGGTTTTCGGCATCGCGTCCCACCTGGATGTCACCAAAGTAGAAAATCATATCCTGTGGGCGCTGAAGCAGGATATCCTGCAAATCATGTAA